Within the Scytonema millei VB511283 genome, the region AATTGAAGTGGCGATCGCATTTCTTTTTGCTTCATTTCCCTCTACTCCTGGTGCTAACTCTACCACTATAGAGAAGAAACGGTTTCGATCGGCATCTTCCTTAATTTCCATGACGAATTTACCTGTCACCCATTCTTGAATCTGCGGTTGTTCTAAGCCAACGATGACATTTTCGGGATAGATATTTGCGCCAAAGTAAGAAATAGTAAAATTGGCACGCCCAAACACGTAGACGAAAGGTAGAGCATGGATGCCTCTCGTTCCTTGTTGCTGTAAAGTAGCGATCGGGTCGAATCCGTGCGATCGCAAAAATTCCAGCATGGCATCGTAAGCAATGATTCCACCTGTATCGGCAATGTGATATCGCACGAGGGGAATGCCATTATCGCCTGAAAATAGCAGCGTGCCGTCCTGTACTTCAAAAAAGCGGCTGAGCGGATCGTATTGTACTAAGGTGGGTAAGCGGGATTCGCCAAATAATGTACGGGCTACTTCTGGATTCTCTGCTAAAAATCGGCGGATGCAGATACTCAAAGGTGTTTCATTTCCTAACACGCCAGCATCAGCCGTGCCGTAGAGTGAAGCAGAATCATAGTAGGGATTGTTTGCTCCCACTCGCTCCCCTACTAAACTCCGCCACTCTTCGCTGAAGACTTCTCCTGCTAGAACTAATTTGATTTGGTAGCGCTGCCACTCTATGCCGTTAGCTTTGCCAGTATCAATCACATCTTTGAGAAAGGGCGGATATCCCAACAATACTACTTGCTCGAATAAACTACCCAGTTCTTGCACGACACGGCAGATTTCTGTTTTGTTATTCCCTGGAGTGACAACAGTGATGGGATAA harbors:
- a CDS encoding phenylacetate--CoA ligase family protein, producing the protein MQQEQSDRVLTALQEFFTTPLATKLSKHQQVSPQAAALELFRDVAATVPAYKTFLTGRGIEPTAIQTLADFQQLPLLTKDNYLRCHSLPSFCRHGQLERCDMVAASSGSTGKPTYWLRYLTDELQIATRFEQIFHDSFSADTRPTLAVVCFTLGTWVGGMFTTDCCRHLASKGYPITVVTPGNNKTEICRVVQELGSLFEQVVLLGYPPFLKDVIDTGKANGIEWQRYQIKLVLAGEVFSEEWRSLVGERVGANNPYYDSASLYGTADAGVLGNETPLSICIRRFLAENPEVARTLFGESRLPTLVQYDPLSRFFEVQDGTLLFSGDNGIPLVRYHIADTGGIIAYDAMLEFLRSHGFDPIATLQQQGTRGIHALPFVYVFGRANFTISYFGANIYPENVIVGLEQPQIQEWVTGKFVMEIKEDADRNRFFSIVVELAPGVEGNEAKRNAIATSIHAQLLRLNSEFANYVPPEYQIPQISLAPTGDPEYFPIGVKHRYTR